The following coding sequences are from one Musa acuminata AAA Group cultivar baxijiao chromosome BXJ1-6, Cavendish_Baxijiao_AAA, whole genome shotgun sequence window:
- the LOC103986553 gene encoding pollen-specific leucine-rich repeat extensin-like protein 3 isoform X2 yields the protein MDLRKELHALVCLLLINQLFAAATLVVRCEGRSLRQSKDSYLRDAVAVKHQRNPQMKALKRLDTHFASSDPFYYVGSPVSLPPYDDAMGPSSSPEDYPPFCVYPPYTPLPPSTTPSTPIPIIQPPPPPPETTNPPVLTPNPPVYIPGTPEVVPSPPGAVPNPPEAVPSPPGTVPNPPESVPSPATNVPSPPEYEPSPPTYVPSPIGFVPSQPPPPSLVPNPPVYVPSPPEFAPGPPIFLPPVVYPPPIAPPSPAQGSRSMWCVAKPTVPDPIIQEAMNYACGSGADCDSILPNGSCYQPDTLIAHASFAFNSYWQRTKVAGGTCDFGGTAMLVTRDPSYDGCHFIIY from the exons ATGGATCTTAGGAAAGAACTCCATGCTCTTGTTTGCCTTCTTCTCATCAATCAACTCTTTGCAGCAGCAACACTTGTCGTCCGATGTG AGGGTAGAAGCTTAAGGCAGTCCAAGGACTCGTACCTCCGTGATGCCGTTGCAGTGAAGCACCAAAGAAACCCACAGATGAAGGCTCTCAAACGCTTGGACACTCATTTTGCTTCCTCGGATCCCTTCTACTACGTTGGGTCGCCTGTCTCGTTGCCACCCTATGATGATGCCATGGGCCCATCCTCCTCTCCTGAAGACTACCCTCCCTTCTGCGTTTACCCTCCGTACACCCCACTTCCGCCGTCGACCACGCCGTCAACCCCCATTCCGATCATTCAGCCCCCACCACCTCCACCTGAAACCACCAACCCTCCGGTCCTCACCCCCAACCCGCCGGTGTACATTCCAGGCACACCGGAGGTCGTGCCGAGCCCACCGGGGGCGGTGCCGAATCCGCCAGAAGCTGTGCCAAGCCCACCGGGGACGGTGCCGAATCCGCCAGAATCTGTGCCGAGCCCGGCCACCAATGTCCCAAGCCCACCTGAATATGAGCCCAGCCCGCCAACTTACGTTCCGAGCCCAATTGGCTTCGTACCAAGCCAGCCGCCGCCGCCGAGCCTTGTCCCGAACCCACCGGTGTATGTGCCAAGCCCACCGGAGTTTGCGCCGGGGCCGCCTATTTTCCTTCCACCGGTGGTGTATCCGCCGCCGATCGCGCCGCCGTCTCCTGCGCAGGGGTCGCGGAGCATGTGGTGCGTCGCGAAGCCCACCGTGCCTGACCCGATCatccaagaagccatgaattatgcTTGTGGATCAGGAGCAGACTGCGACTCCATTCTGCCCAATGGGTCCTGCTACCAGCCAGATACGTTGATAGCTCATGCCTCCTTCGCCTTCAATAGCTACTGGCAACGGACGAAGGTGGCCGGCGGGACGTGCGACTTCGGGGGGACTGCCATGCTTGTGACCAGAGATCCAA GTTATGATGGCTGTCATTTTATCATATACTAA
- the LOC103986553 gene encoding pollen-specific leucine-rich repeat extensin-like protein 3 isoform X1 — MDLRKELHALVCLLLINQLFAAATLVVRCEGRSLRQSKDSYLRDAVAVKHQRNPQMKALKRLDTHFASSDPFYYVGSPVSLPPYDDAMGPSSSPEDYPPFCVYPPYTPLPPSTTPSTPIPIIQPPPPPPETTNPPVLTPNPPVYIPGTPEVVPSPPGAVPNPPEAVPSPPGTVPNPPESVPSPATNVPSPPEYEPSPPTYVPSPIGFVPSQPPPPSLVPNPPVYVPSPPEFAPGPPIFLPPVVYPPPIAPPSPAQGSRSMWCVAKPTVPDPIIQEAMNYACGSGADCDSILPNGSCYQPDTLIAHASFAFNSYWQRTKVAGGTCDFGGTAMLVTRDPSKSAHASLNPIC, encoded by the exons ATGGATCTTAGGAAAGAACTCCATGCTCTTGTTTGCCTTCTTCTCATCAATCAACTCTTTGCAGCAGCAACACTTGTCGTCCGATGTG AGGGTAGAAGCTTAAGGCAGTCCAAGGACTCGTACCTCCGTGATGCCGTTGCAGTGAAGCACCAAAGAAACCCACAGATGAAGGCTCTCAAACGCTTGGACACTCATTTTGCTTCCTCGGATCCCTTCTACTACGTTGGGTCGCCTGTCTCGTTGCCACCCTATGATGATGCCATGGGCCCATCCTCCTCTCCTGAAGACTACCCTCCCTTCTGCGTTTACCCTCCGTACACCCCACTTCCGCCGTCGACCACGCCGTCAACCCCCATTCCGATCATTCAGCCCCCACCACCTCCACCTGAAACCACCAACCCTCCGGTCCTCACCCCCAACCCGCCGGTGTACATTCCAGGCACACCGGAGGTCGTGCCGAGCCCACCGGGGGCGGTGCCGAATCCGCCAGAAGCTGTGCCAAGCCCACCGGGGACGGTGCCGAATCCGCCAGAATCTGTGCCGAGCCCGGCCACCAATGTCCCAAGCCCACCTGAATATGAGCCCAGCCCGCCAACTTACGTTCCGAGCCCAATTGGCTTCGTACCAAGCCAGCCGCCGCCGCCGAGCCTTGTCCCGAACCCACCGGTGTATGTGCCAAGCCCACCGGAGTTTGCGCCGGGGCCGCCTATTTTCCTTCCACCGGTGGTGTATCCGCCGCCGATCGCGCCGCCGTCTCCTGCGCAGGGGTCGCGGAGCATGTGGTGCGTCGCGAAGCCCACCGTGCCTGACCCGATCatccaagaagccatgaattatgcTTGTGGATCAGGAGCAGACTGCGACTCCATTCTGCCCAATGGGTCCTGCTACCAGCCAGATACGTTGATAGCTCATGCCTCCTTCGCCTTCAATAGCTACTGGCAACGGACGAAGGTGGCCGGCGGGACGTGCGACTTCGGGGGGACTGCCATGCTTGTGACCAGAGATCCAAGTAAGTCTGCTCATGCATCGCTCAATCCCATTTGCTAA